Proteins encoded in a region of the Triticum dicoccoides isolate Atlit2015 ecotype Zavitan chromosome 3A, WEW_v2.0, whole genome shotgun sequence genome:
- the LOC119270568 gene encoding pentatricopeptide repeat-containing protein At3g13880-like, whose protein sequence is MPPRAPPPAAFPSLDAYYLHHLRSCSTPRHAAAVHAHIVRAHPFPSLFLRNTLLAAYCRLGGPARRLLDEMPRANAVSFNLLIDAYSRAGQTEVSLATFARARRAPGVRADRFTYAAALAACSRAGRLREGKAVHALAVLEGLAGGVFVSNSLVSMYARCGDMGQARRVFDAAEERDDVSWNALVSGYVRTGAHDEMLRVFALMRRSGMGLNSFALGSVIKCCAGSDNSVRDIAATVHGCVVKAGSDSDVFLASAMVDMYAKKGALSEAVALFKSVLDPNVVVFNAMIAGLCRDEAAVGMDVLREALSLYSEVQSRGMEPTEFTFSSVIRACNLAGDIEFGKQIHGQVLKHCFQGDDFIGSALIDLYFNSGYIEDGFRCFRSVPKQDVVTWTAMISGCVQNELFERALTLFHELLAAGLKPDPFTISIVMNACASLAVARTGEQIQCFATKSGFGRFTAMGNSCIHMYARSGDVDAAVRRFQEMELHDVVSWSAVISSHAQHGCAREALRFFSEMVDAKVVPNEITFLGVLTACSHGGLVDEGLRYYEIMKNEYALSPTIKHCTCVVDLLGRAGRLADAEAFIRDSISHDEPVIWRSLLASCRIHRDMERGQLVADRIMELQPGSSASYVNLYNIYLDAGELSLASKIRDVMKERGVKKEPGLSWIELRSGVHSFVAGDKCHPESNTIYAKLAEMLSKIDKPTATDASGTKSDDITRNKQSWMNWHSEKLAVALGLIHLPQSAPIRVMKNLRVCRDCHLAMKLISKSEKREIILRDAIRFHHFRDGSCSCADYW, encoded by the exons ATGCCTCCGCGGGCACCGCCGCCGGCGGCGTTCCCGTCCCTGGACGCTTACTACCTCCACCACCTTCGCTCCTGCTCGACGCCGCGCCACGCCGCCGCCGTCCACGCCCACATCGTCCGTGCCCACCCTTTCCCGTCCCTCTTCCTCCGCAACACGCTCCTCGCCGCGTACTGCCGCCTCGGCGGCCCCGCGCGCCgcctgctcgacgaaatgccccGCGCTAACGCCGTCTCCTTTAACCTCCTCATCGACGCCTATTCCCGCGCTGGACAGACTGAGGTCTCCCTGGCGACCTTCGCGCGCGCGCGCCGTGCCCCCGGCGTCAGGGCCGACCGGTTCACGTACGCGGccgcgctcgccgcgtgctcgcggGCCGGGCGCCTGAGGGAGGGCAAGGCCGTGCACGCGCTGGCCGTCCTCGAGGGGCTCGCCGGGGGCGTGTTCGTCTCCAACTCGCTCGTCAGCATGTATGCCAGGTGCGGCGACATGGGACAGGCGAGGCGGGTGTTTGACGCCGCCGAGGAGCGGGACGACGTCTCGTGGAACGCGCTGGTCTCTGGCTATGTGCGCACTGGTGCGCACGATGAGATGTTGAGGGTGTTTGCTCTGATGCGCCGTTCTGGGATGGGCTTGAATTCTTTTGCTCTTGGCAGTGTCATCAAGTGTTGCGCTGGCAGCGATAACTCTGTGAGGGATATTGCCGCGACGGTTCATGGATGCGTGGTGAAGGCTGGGTCGGACTCTGACGTGTTTCTTGCGAGCGCGATGGTTGACATGTATGCGAAGAAAGGTGCATTGAGTGAAGCTGTTGCGCTCTTCAAGTCAGTGCTTGATCCCAATGTGGTTGTGTTCAATGCCATGATTGCGGGGCTGTGTCGTGATGAGGCTGCTGTCGGTATGGATGTCCTTAGAGAAGCGTTAAGTCTGtattcagaggtgcagagtcgaggAATGGAGCCTACCGAGTTCACATTCTCCAGTGTCATACGAGCTTGTAACTTGGCAGGTGACATTGAATTCGGAAAACAGATACATGGACAAGTACTGAAGCATTGTTTCCAGGGAGATGACTTCATTGGGAGTGCACTGATTGACTTGTACTTCAACTCTGGCTATATCGAAGATGGGTTCAGGTGTTTCAGATCTGTTCCGAAACAAGATGTCGTCACGTGGACAGCGATGATTTCAGGGTGTGTTCAAAATGAGCTTTTCGAGAGGGCACTGACCTTGTTCCATGAATTATTGGCTGCTGGACTGAAACCTGACCCTTTCACTATATCGATAGTGATGAATGCTTGTGCCAGTTTGGCTGTTGCAAGGACTGGTGAGCAGATTCAGTGCTTTGCCACAAAATCTGGTTTTGGTCGGTTCACTGCCATGGGAAATTCCTGCATACATATGTATGCTAGATCAGGGGATGTGGATGCTGCAGTCCGGAGGTTTCAGGAGATGGAATTACACGACGTTGTGTCTTGGTCTGCTGTAATATCAAGCCATGCACAGCATGGCTGTGCTAGGGAGGCTTTACGTTTTTTCAGTGAAATGGTAGATGCAAAGGTGGTGCCAAATGAGATTACCTTTCTCGGTGTCCTTACTGCATGTAGCCATGGAGGATTGGTTGATGAGGGACTCAG GTATTATGAAATCATGAAAAATGAGTATGCATTGAGTCCAACCATAAAGCATTGCACATGTGTTGTTGATCTCCTTGGCCGAGCTGGGAGACTAGCTGATGCTGAGGCTTTTATAAGGGATTCAATCTCCCATGATGAACCTGTCATCTGGCGGTCTTTGCTAGCATCATGTCGTATCCATCGAGACATGGAGAGAGGTCAACTTGTTGCAGATAGGATAATGGAACTACAACCCGGTTCCTCAGCATCCTATGTAAATCTCTACAACATTTACCTGGATGCTGGGGAGCTCTCGTTAGCTTCAAAAATTAGAGATGTGATGAAAGAGCGAGGTGTGAAGAAAGAACCTGGTCTGAGTTGGATTGAACTAAGGTCCGGGGTTCACTCTTTTGTTGCTGGTGACAAGTGCCATCCAGAGAGCAACACAATATATGCGAAACTGGCAGAGATGCTTTCCAAGATTGATAAACCGACAGCCACTGATGCTTCTGGCACAAAGTCAGATGACATCACTAGAAACAAGCAAAGTTGGATGAATTGGCACAGTGAGAAACTAGCTGTGGCATTAGGATTGATTCATTTACCACAGTCAGCACCTATACGAGTAATGAAGAACCTGAGAGTCTGCCGTGACTGCCATTTAGCTATGAAATTGATATCGAAGAGTGAAAAGAGGGAAATAATCTTGAGAGATGCTATTCGTTTCCATCACTTCAGAGATGGCTCATGTTCTTGTGCGGATTACTGGTAG